The genomic DNA TGACTGCACTGATCCTTTTCTTCACTTCCTGTTTCGCAAGGAATTTCTGGCGGTTATTCTCCAGAATCAGGTCCCGTTTCGCTTTCTCCAGGTATTGAGCATGGATGGCAGATGATTCTGTCTCTGCTTCCCGAAGAATTGCCTCCACTTCTCGTTCAGCATTCCGGAGAACTTCCTGTTTTTTCTCCTCGGCTGCTGATTCTATGGACTTGATAAGGTCTTCGTATGCCATTCTTCGCTCACCTTCTGCATCACCTGGGTAGCAGCTCTCTTCACTCAACCATAATGATGATCATTGCCGCTACGACAAAACCAAGAATAACCAGTGTTTCCGGAATTGCTTCAAGAACAATCACCGTACCGGCCGATTCAGGTCTTTCGGCCACGGTTCCGGCTCCGGCAGCACCAATCTTTGACTGAGCGATTCCTGTGGCAATTGCGCCTCCTGCAAAGGCGATTGCTGCGCCAATGGGGACTTCCCATCCTGTCATGATAACCTCCATCGTTTACCTTATCCTGTGCAGATTTATATATTGTGGTTTGTCTGTCAAAAGAAAGAGAATGGAAAAAAAGAATCAGAGTCTCTCTTTTCCAAATGGCTTATACGGAACGCCTCCGCCTTCATAAAACTTGGAGAAAAATTCCACGACATGCAATCTCAGTGAGTGAATTGACGGACTGAACATGGCGAGGAAAATATTGAGTGTATGAAGGAGAATAGCGACAATAATTCCCAGAACAAGGATACCCAGCTCATGCGAAAGACGGTTCGCCACTAAAGCCAGAATAACTGATGCAAGACCTATTGCCATCAGACGGGCATAAGACATGATATTTCCAATAGTCCCCATCACTTCTATGACTCCCCTGCTTCCTCCGCCATAGATGAGACAGCCAATCGAAGCCAGCATCAGCGCGATTACGGCAAATGTTACCGACCCAGGTACATGACCGGCATATGCACCAAGTAAGAGAAGAATTCCAGATAACAGTCCGAGCATCCCGGCTTTTTCGATGATATGCCTGGTTTTATGGTGTCGGTACGCATTCAGAATCCCTAGGGACAAACCCAGGAACACATGAAATACCCCGATACCAATGGTCAGTATCAGAAGAGGGATGATGGCTTCTATCCGATTCCAGGTGATCCCGAATAGCGTGATGGGATGAATCCAGCCCATGTGTTCCCCAAGATCGCCAAAAAACTCTCCATAGAAATATCCGAAAATCATCGTCGGGATAGATGAGATCATCAGGATACTCATGAGCTGACAGATCCAGGGAATCTCCCTGAATTTATACCGGACCGCCAGGCTGAAACACAGGATTACCAGTCCATACCCGATATCTCCCACGATGAGCCCGAAGAAGAGGGGGAAGAAGATTGCTATCAGAGGAGTGGGGTCTATCTCCCGGTACATAGGCGGTGTGACCAGGTTCATGAAGAACTCGAAGGGTTTTGCCCAGAATGGGTTATCGAAGAAGACCGGAGCATCATCATACCGTGATGGATCATCGGGGAGTTCATGAACGACAACCGACTCTCCAAAACTCTCCACGAGGGCCTTTTTTGTTGCCGGTAGAAATTTCTTCGGTATCCATCCCTTTACCACAAAAGTGTACTCAGTCTGACCAAAGTGTGAATATGCGGATGTCTCTTCAAGAAAATCGGTGAGCAAAATTTTCAGGGTGACGAGATCTGCATACCACCTGGTCGAAATATCACGAATTTTTGCCTCTATTTCAGTAATTTCTGTACGGATTGCATCCTTGTCTGCCTGTATGAGAGTCAGGGCGTCATCCAGAGGCATATTCGTATACTCCTGGGGTATCCGGACTTCATTCACATTTTTGGAATAGAGAAAATCATGAACTTTATTGGCATATTTTTTACTGAAGACCGTAATGACTGCAATGTTTTTCTCATCAAGATCAGCACTGATAAACTCAAACTGGTTTTTTGTGATTTCGGAGAGAAACGGGTGAATAATATCGAGAACCGATTCAAATTCCTTCTGAATAATCAGGATCGTGACTTCAAATCCCTCAAGAGTAGGGAGTTGCTGCTCAAGGGGAGAGATCTTCCGTATGATCTTCTCATATCTAAGCAGGGTCGTATACCGGACATCAAGGTCCCCCTTTCTGTTTTCAAGTGACCTGAGTTTCTCCTCGAGTGAATCACAGATTGTTGTTGCAGTAACTACAAGATCTTTAAAGGGGAGACTTGCGTATTTATCAATAAAAGGGCTTTTGTTATGCTTTTTTGAGTCAACCGGAGTAAGGATCTGGATCTGTCCCCTGATTCTGATGAGAAGAGAGGATAACTCTTCAGTATGAAACGTATCAAGAGGACGTACCACCATGCCATCAGGGATATCAGTCTTTGCATCTTCAAGATGAATGGAACCTGCCTGGTACAGTACATCAATAATACGCTGATAGTCTTTTTTCGGACCTACCACCAGGATTCTCATCATCTTTTGCAGCATGTTATCCCAGGATCATCTCGATTATTCTGTTCACCGCATTATCTACTTTTTTCTCTCCTGTCTTCAGAATTTTATCTGCTTCAGCTTCTCCCGCTGCAAGAATCGAACTGATCTGTACAGCAAGTTCATCAAGCCCGCTCTGCATGTACTGTGATGCCTCCAGAGCTCCTTTTTGTTCTGCATCCTCCCGCATACTCCGTGCCCTGACCCGTGCATCATGAATCCGGGTTTCAGCCTCTTTACAGGCAATATCACATTGACCTTTCAGCTCTGCTTCTTTTCGTGATATCTGATCCAGCAATGAGTGTTCAGTCTCCATACTCTTCCCCTTTCCCATAAAGCCAGGCTGAAACCCGGCAGTTTAAGAATCAGGAATGCCCGTATATGTCACAAATACCAATATTAAAGACCGTATTTGCTCTTCATTCTCCGGGTCATCCCATAGCTGTCGGTATCTTCAAGATGCTTTTTACAGGGCGGACGGCTAGCGGCTTCGAGTATTCGATCCTCGCACCGTTTCATTGCAATCTGCTTGAGCTCGAGGATCTTTTTCATATCTGGTACAGCCATACCTATCACCCCGTGTCATGTGAGATAGTGACCTTTTACTATCACATAATATTTAAGAGTAGTACTCCATGTATCCATCAGTGAATAACAACATTTCTATCACCTATCGATACCAGGCCTTTGTATGGTTTTCAAATCTCTCCCGGAACAGATAATATATCCAATTCGCAATAGTATATCAGGAAAATGTCATCTTCATCTAAACCAAAAGCATCTTCACCGGATCAAAATACTCCAGAAGAACCGCTCTCCTTTGAAAAAGTCTGGCTCATGTTCCAGGAGACAGATAAGAAATTCCAGGATACAGATAGAAAATTTAAGGAGACTGACCAGAAGTTTAAGGAAACTGATAAAAAACTAAACAAACTGGAACGTTTATTCGTATCCCAATGGGGAACACTCGTAGAATCCCTGGTTGAAGGAGATATAATTTCGATTCTCAATCAGCGTGGGATAGAAGTAACTGACACCATTAAACGCAGATCCGGGCGGCGTGACGGTGTTGATTACGAGTTTGATATCATCGCGATCAACGGAACTGAAATAGTAATCGTGGAAGTAAAAACCACCCTCCGACCCGAAGATATCAGAGATTTTTTGAATAAACTAAAATATGCGAAGACCTGGATGCCCGAATATTCTGACAAGCGGGTGTACGGTGCGGTTGCATTTATATCAGAAGACGCCGGTACTGCAGCAATGGCTGAGAAGAATGGGCTGTTCGTGATCCGTGCAACGGGTGACAGTGCCAGCATAGTAAATACAGATACCTTCATTCCAAAGGTCTGGTAGGCACCCATTCAGTGTGAGGTTAAACATATGTTCAGACGAATTCTGTTTCCAACTGATTTTTCAGATTATGCACGGCGTGTCATGGACTGCATCGCAGATCTCCCCGGCGTTGAGGAGGTTGTGCTGGTTCATATCGTAGGTACAGATAAACCGGCTTCTTTGAGAGGAGATATCACATCAACTGCAAAGAACCGGATAGAGACTGAAGCATCCCTTTTAAAAAGTCTCGGTATTCCATCCATCAAATCTGAAGTTCTTGTTTCAGAATCTATCGCCTCAGGAATTGATGATGCAGCGACACGAAATAACTCGACCATCATTGTCATGGGTGCCAGGGGAAAAAGCATCATCAAAGGTCTGCATCTGGGGAGTGTTACCCACCGGATCCTCCATGACTCAAAGAAGAATCTCCTGATCATGAGGGGGCAGATAATTGAAACCCTATCTGGAGAGAAGTTTCAGAAGTACTGCCCCCTGATCTTTTCACGGGTCCTGGTTCCGGTTGATCTTACCCCTGAATCATGGACAGCGGTCGAACAACTGGCGAAGATTCCTGATGTTGGAGAGATCATTGTTGCCTTTGTGATCTCACGGGGTGAGACTGAACGGGAACTTGAACGTATCAGAATCCAGGCAGAACAGGACATTCAGGAGAGATGTAAACAGATTCAAACTGCCGGAGCAGAGATCAGGCATCGTATCCTTGAAGGCGATCTTGTCAGCCGGATACTGGATTATGCACAGGAGGCGGATGTCTCCCTTATCAGTACCGTGCCAACAGAGAAAGGATTTTTCGCCGAGATGCTCCATGGAAGTTTTTCATGTGAACTGGCACGGCTGGCAACAAAACCGGTTCTTGTCATCAGAAGATCATAACAGATTGGAAGTCTGATCTCCTCCCCTCTCCTTCCGCTCCATGTTCTGCTTCATCCGCTTTCTTCTGAAGAGGTCCTCCCGCTCCCTTTCCTCAAGCCTGAACTCAATATACCGCATGGTCCGCACCAGCCGGGGAATGACAAGATGCTCAAGGGCATTCACTCGTCTTCTCGTTTTGTTCATCTCAAGCGAGATTCGATCCACCCTTCCTTCAAGTGACGCATAGGTGATAAGGGACTCTAAAACCGATTCATACCGGAGAGCTGCCTCATCAACCTGCCCGGACGTACCTGCCATGCTATATCCCCGCTGGGTCATGAAATACCCCGTCACGTCAGGCATAGAGATAACAGGAACATGGACACCCATAACCTGGGAAGCGGTGACCGTAGGCTCCGGGATCTTTCCACAGGCTGCAGCCAGTTCTTCAAGTCTGACCCATCCGGTCATGATCCCTGCCAGTTCAAGTGCATTATAGGCAGCCTGCAGTTGATCCTGGATTGAAACAGCCATGGTTTCCAGCTCTTTTGTGAGGCGTGCATGCTCAATGACGAGGGCATCCAGCTTCTCCTGCAGGATATCCCTGCCTTTGCGGGCGATCTGCTCACGTCGTGAGAGCCGTATCAATTCCAGCCGCGTTGGCCTTACCCCGGCAATTACGGCCCTTTGCATTCCAGAATCTCCTCGCCATGATAGTACATTTTGATAAACTCAGTGCTGATCCGCTTCAGCTCAGCCTTTGGAAGAATTGACAAAAGGTCCCACGCAAGGGTGAGCGTGTCATCAAAAGAACGATCCTCGTATGATGCCTGCCTGATGAAATCATTCTCAAACCGGTCACAAAACCGGATATAGAGTTTATCAAGCGGCGTCAGCCCCTCTTCTCCCATAACTGCTACGAGACTTTTCAGCCTGATACCCCTGGCATATGCAGAGTAGAGCTGGTTTTTCACCTCAGCATGATCGGCCCTCGTCCTGCCTGGGCCTATCCCTCCCTGCATAAGACGGGAGAGACAGGGGAGGACATCAACAGGCGGGTAGATTCCTTTCCGGTGAAGATCCCGTGAGAGAACAATCTGGCCTTCGGTGATATAGCCGGTCAGGTCAGGGACCGGGTGGGTGATATCATCGTCAGGCATTGTCAGGATGGGAATCTGGGTAATAGAACCTTCCCTCCCACGAATACGGCCGGCACGCTCATAGAGAGATGCAAGATCGGTATAAATATACCCTGGATACCCACGTCTGCCCGGAACCTCCTCCCTCGCTGCTGCAATCTCACGAAGTGCTTCACAATAATTGGTGAGATCCGTAAGCACCACAAGGACATGCATACCCTTGTCAAAAGCCAGGTATTCTGCGGTGGTAAGGGCCAGCCGTGGAGTTATAATCCGTTCAATGGCCGGGTCATCTGCCAGATTGAGGAAGAGAACCGTCCGTTCCAGTGCTCCGCTCTCCTCAAACTCCCTGATGAAAAAGGCCGACTCTTCATAGGTAATACCCATCGCAGCAAAGACAACCGCAAACTTCTCTGCCTGACCGGTCACTTTTGCCTGTCGTGCAATCTGTGAAGCCAGCAGGTTATGGGGAAGTCCTGCTCCGGAAAATATGGGAAGTTTCTGACCCCGGACCAGAGTGTTCATACCATCTATGGATGAAATCCCGGTCTGAATGGAGTCGCGGGGATGTTCACGGGCAGACGGATTTATCGGAGATCCGTAGATATCACGGATACATTCAGGAATGACCGGGCCGCCACCATCTATTGGCCGGGCACTCCCATCAAATGTCCTCCCAAGCATGTCTGATGACAGGGATATCTTCATCGGCTCTCCCCTGAACCTGACTTGTGTCTTCTCGGTATCCAGATCCCTCGTCCCCCGGAATACCTGCACCATGGCCCTGGTCGTTGTTGTCTCAAGCACCTGGCCGATTCGGACCTCACCGCCGGGGAGCGTGATCTCTGCTATCTCACCATACCCGATCCCCTCGACACCGTCAAGAACCATGAGCGGACCGACCACCTTTGACACTCCGGTATAGGTCCGAAATCTCAGATCGGTCATAAAACCTCCTTCAGATCCCGTATCGCGTCCGTATCACGGGCTATACTTTCAAAGAGCGGATCCTCCTCTTCAGGGGATGCAGTGCCCATTCTTGCAAATGATTCAATGACAGGAAGACCACGGAGCCGTGAGACAGAAATCCCGGTTTCAAGAGCTCGTTCTGCCTGGGAGAAGAACGTGAAGATGGCTTTTAACATACGATATTGTTTCTTCGGGCCGGTAAATGTATCAAATTCATCAAAGGCATACTGCATGAGGTAACTCTCCCGAAGGATCTCGGCCTTTAAGAGGAGCAGACGGTCAGATTCAGGAAGTGTTTCCGGACCGACCAGGCGGATGATCTCCTCCAGCTCATTCTCCCGTTGTAATATCTCCATCATCTCCTGCTTCATCCTGATAAACTCCGGGCCGATATGCTCCTCCCACCATATCCCGGCGATAGGACTGTACAAAGAGTAAGACATGAGCCAGTTGATCGCAGGAAAGTGCCGCTGATACGCAAGATCCGCATCAAGTGCCCAGAATACCTTGACAATACGAAGCGTGTTCTGAGTGACCGGTTCTGAAAAATCTCCACCCGGCGGGGAGACCGCTCCGATTACCGAGATGGATCCCTCATGATCCCCTGACCCAAGCAGAGACACCCTGCCGGCACGCTCATAAAAGTCAGCAAGCCGGGAACTCAGGTATGCAGGATAGCCTTCTTCTCCCGGCATCTCTTCAAGCCTTCCGGATATTTCACGCATCGCCTCTGCCCACCGTGATGTCGAGTCAGCCATAAGGGCAACATGGTACCCCATGTCACGGTAATATTCAGCAATGGTAATCCCGGTGTATACCGATGCTTCACGGGCTGCTACCGGCATGTTACTTGTATTTGCGATAAGAACCATCCGGCTGCTCAGGGCATGACCAGTCCGGGGATCCTTGAGGGTCGGGAACTGTTCAAGAACATCTGCCATCTCATTACCCCGTTCCCCGCACCCGATATAGATGATAATGTCTGCATTGACCCATTTTGCCAGCTGCTGCTGAACGACCGTTTTTCCCGAACCAAAGGGACCGGGAATAGCAGCAGTTCCCCCGCGGGCAAGAGGAAAGAGGGTGTCGATGATCCGCTGCCCGGTCAACAGCGGCTCCACAGGGTCCAGACGTTCACGAACCGGCCTCGGGTCTCGCACCGGCCAACGCTGAATCATGGTGAGTTCTTTCTTCTCCTCTCCGGTATCAAGGATGACAATGGTATCAGTAATGACGTATTCTCCCTGTTCTGCAATGAAATGTATAGTACCAGACAGGCCGGGCGGGATGAGAATATAATGATTGACCGATACCGACTCACGGACGCAGCCGATCCGGTCACCTTCCCGCACCATGTCACCAGACTTTGCAAGAGGATAGAACCGGTATTTTTTTGTCCGGTCCAGAGCCGGAGCAGAGGAACCCCGTTCGATCATATCACCGGTATTCTTCAGGATCTCTTCAAGGGGCCGCTGGATTCCGTCGTACATGGTGCCGATAAGTCCCGGACCCAGTTCAACCGACAGCGGAAGATAGGTTCTGACTACCGGCTCACCAGGGGTAAGACCGATCGTCTCCTCATAGACCTGGATGGTGGCACGGTCCCCTTCAAGAATGATGATTTCACCGATTAATCCGTCATTTCCTACCCTCACCGATTCATACATCCTGCTGCCGGCCATTCCTTCTGCTTCAACCACCGGACCGGTTACCCGGATAATTACACCGTTTTTCTCACCCATGGTATCTGTCTCGTTGTGTTTTTTCCATTGTTTTTCCGACCATCAGATCTTACCCGGTGCAGAACGGTCCGGGTTCTGGCACATCCGGTATTACCGAGATAACCGGAATCAGATCTGATGAACTCTTTATGTCATGTATTCTGTCCGGAATCATGGAGGCAACGGTTCTGGTCACCAGAATGATTCCAATATCTGAATCCTTCAGGCATGCATCCAGATGAGCCCGTGACGCTTCTGCATCCTCACAAACATATCCTCTATGCACACCGCCAAGAAGAAATCCCATCACCATACGCCGGGATGCAAGCAGGGCTACTTTCATGTCTCCTCCGGGACGGTGATGAGCATCGGGGTGATTTTGTCAGCAGAAAACCCATCATACAACCCTGATAAAATGATGCGGATATTGCGTAATTCAAATTCTTTTGCCACCAAGTACCAGAGCAGCGGACCTCCGATATGGTAATAGGTAAGCCCCAGCCTGGATATGGTATCGAGAAGGTACTGATCAAGAGCCATATCCATCCGGAGCATCGTATCCGTAGAGGGATAGGTTCTAAGCACGGGGGAGAGGACGGGATCATATCCGGTCCCTGAGAGTTGCCGGAGAAGATCCGGAACACTCATCATCTCATTCATCTGAACCAGCCTCCACATGGGAAGTTCCTGACCGCCGTCAACCAGACAGGGCGGGATTGCATCAGGATTCCACCCGGAGTGTTTAACCCTGATGAGAGCCCGGATATTCTGGATATCAATCAGAACTGCTATAAAATCACGGTACGGGGAGGCCAGATATGTCTGGACCATCGACATCTGGCTTTTCAGTTCTGAAAAACCCATACAGTCAAGGGCATGATCCAGGTAAAATACGGACTTCTCTTTCTCGTAAAGAGCTAGAGATGAAAGGAGAGGTTCACCGTACCTGGTCTCCTGCAACAAACGAACGCCTTCACTCATGGACCGAACGTTCCCAAGCTTTGCTGCAAGATCCGGTGAGCATCCTTCCGGCCAGAGTCCCGGAGTTGCTGCAATCGCCCCTGCCCGGCCCATGTGGATCAGCCGGATGATCCGTTTGACTTTTGCAATCTCCTGAAAGAAGAGAACGGCATCAAAAAAGAGCCATGCATCCCGGGGAGCCTGCGAACGGAGCAATGTTACCTCCTCATACCATGCAAGGAGCAGTTCTTCTTCTGCCTGATCAGGTGTGCATTCTATCGGTACGTCGATCAGATAACCATAACTCTTCAACCTGCTCATACAGTCCTGAACCGAACCACTCTGCATGAGTTCCCGAAGCTGTTCAGGTTCAATGAAAGGAACTCCTTTCGCCTTCAGCCGTGCTACTATCGGCGTATACGATGTTATCGACAACAGAACCGGAAAATATCCGGCGGTACTGAGAAGAGTCAGAAAGAGCAGAACCAGGATGACGATAAAAACTGCTCCTGACAGGTGGGTAAAATACGGGGAGCCTGCATCCAGAAGGGTGTTCAAATCAGGGATATCCATCAACGTTCACCATGAAAGAGGATACGTGATGCTGCGACGATCATCTCACGTTCCAGGCGTACAAACCTGACCTCTACAGTATTGTCAATCACCACCCGGTCAGAGATCCGCTCACAGATGACCCCGCCACTGGTAATAATCGGCTCTTCAGAGAGAATGAGCGAGAATCCTTCCTGGTTTATCCTGGAGATACTATCTGCTGCAAGCCTCCGATCATCCGGATGAACTTTTACAGCAATATCAGACGGGCCAAGGTTTTTTGCAGATTCGGTAATCATGGCCTCTAAAAATGAAGGATATTCAGGTCTTGTGCGTATCGTCTTCAGATACGAAGACACCTCATCAAAACACTGCCTGAGCATCTCCTCCCTGACCTCTCTGACCTTTCGTTTCGCTTCTATCCTGGTCCTCGACTCCTGACTAGCGATAAGCTGTCTGATCTCACGCTGGCCCTCTGCTATCCGGTGATTATAGGCATTTTCTGCTTTTTGTTCGGCCTGGGCTCTGATTGCACCCACATCACAGGCTTCTTCGGCCCTGATTGTCCGGATTTCTGCCTCAGCTTCCTCCCGTATCCGGTTGATAATGGTTTCAACAGACATATGCCGACCGTTTATCCGCTAAAGAGGCCGAGGCCAAAGAGGATCAGAATGGCAACCAGCAGACCAAAGATGGCAAACGTCTCTGACATTGCAGCGAACACAAGCGATCTCCCAATCGCACCCGGGTTTCGTGCCGTTGCAGCAATCCCGCTTGAACAGGTAATCCCCTGACCGATGGCTGAAAAACCGGCCAGGCCGACCGCAAGACCTGCCCCTACAAGCCCGATTGCAACCGGCATCTCAACAGAGAAGTCTGATGATAATATCCCGGTAAGGGCAAGCATGAGAACGGCGATAAGAAGCCCATAAATTGCCTGGGTCTCACAGACTGCAGAAAATACAACACCTTTCCCAAACATCTCTGGTTTTTCAGCGGTATTAGCAACACCTGATGATGCAGCGATGCCCTGACCAATTGCTGAAAAACCGGCCAGACCGACGGCAAGACCTGCTGCAACCGCCACAAGTCCTGCAGGAGTAGGGATGTCAGCGGCAGTCCCGCCCAGAAAACCACCCGCCTGAAGGATAAGAATTGCAATAAGAAGGCCATATATCGCCTGGGTCTGGGGAATTGCAGTAAACACGAGAGCCATACCAAATTTTTCAGACCGTTCTGATATCACCCCTGACGCTGCTGAACCCACAATACCCACTCCGATACCAGACCCAATAGCAGAACATCCCACTGCTATTCCGGCCCCGATAGCCATTAAAACCGCTCCGGTCCCTATTGTCATATTACCTCCTCTCGTGTACCGCTTGTATACACACGGTGCTCATGAAACGGTACAAACTCTTTTCCGCCACCGGAATAGAATTTTCCAAAGAATTCAATATAATGCAGTCGCAGGGCATGGATTACACTTCCAAGAGTCTGGATGGCCAGGTTAAAGAGCTGGCCGGCAATACAGAAGAGTATTGCAGGTATTATCATCAACGGATGAACAGATGCAATCATTTCAGACAGTATGTTAATTGTCATGGCAATTCCTCCGGTTGCAAGAGCAAGAGCCAGGATTCTGACATAAGAAAGCCAGTCTCCCAAAAAACCGGTAAGACTGAAAAATCCCATCGGACCATTCCGGAAAAACAGAACCAGCAGACCAATCACCGTGCCAAGAATTGCGAAATGCGTAACCAGGGGAGAGAAGGTCATCCATCCAAAGAAATCGATCAGCAGAACCACCGCTGCCGGTTGAATAACGAACCAGATACCATGG from Methanospirillum hungatei JF-1 includes the following:
- a CDS encoding V-type ATP synthase subunit I — translated: MMRILVVGPKKDYQRIIDVLYQAGSIHLEDAKTDIPDGMVVRPLDTFHTEELSSLLIRIRGQIQILTPVDSKKHNKSPFIDKYASLPFKDLVVTATTICDSLEEKLRSLENRKGDLDVRYTTLLRYEKIIRKISPLEQQLPTLEGFEVTILIIQKEFESVLDIIHPFLSEITKNQFEFISADLDEKNIAVITVFSKKYANKVHDFLYSKNVNEVRIPQEYTNMPLDDALTLIQADKDAIRTEITEIEAKIRDISTRWYADLVTLKILLTDFLEETSAYSHFGQTEYTFVVKGWIPKKFLPATKKALVESFGESVVVHELPDDPSRYDDAPVFFDNPFWAKPFEFFMNLVTPPMYREIDPTPLIAIFFPLFFGLIVGDIGYGLVILCFSLAVRYKFREIPWICQLMSILMISSIPTMIFGYFYGEFFGDLGEHMGWIHPITLFGITWNRIEAIIPLLILTIGIGVFHVFLGLSLGILNAYRHHKTRHIIEKAGMLGLLSGILLLLGAYAGHVPGSVTFAVIALMLASIGCLIYGGGSRGVIEVMGTIGNIMSYARLMAIGLASVILALVANRLSHELGILVLGIIVAILLHTLNIFLAMFSPSIHSLRLHVVEFFSKFYEGGGVPYKPFGKERL
- a CDS encoding V-type ATP synthase subunit D; translated protein: MQRAVIAGVRPTRLELIRLSRREQIARKGRDILQEKLDALVIEHARLTKELETMAVSIQDQLQAAYNALELAGIMTGWVRLEELAAACGKIPEPTVTASQVMGVHVPVISMPDVTGYFMTQRGYSMAGTSGQVDEAALRYESVLESLITYASLEGRVDRISLEMNKTRRRVNALEHLVIPRLVRTMRYIEFRLEEREREDLFRRKRMKQNMERKERGGDQTSNLL
- a CDS encoding universal stress protein is translated as MFRRILFPTDFSDYARRVMDCIADLPGVEEVVLVHIVGTDKPASLRGDITSTAKNRIETEASLLKSLGIPSIKSEVLVSESIASGIDDAATRNNSTIIVMGARGKSIIKGLHLGSVTHRILHDSKKNLLIMRGQIIETLSGEKFQKYCPLIFSRVLVPVDLTPESWTAVEQLAKIPDVGEIIVAFVISRGETERELERIRIQAEQDIQERCKQIQTAGAEIRHRILEGDLVSRILDYAQEADVSLISTVPTEKGFFAEMLHGSFSCELARLATKPVLVIRRS
- a CDS encoding V-type ATP synthase subunit A gives rise to the protein MGEKNGVIIRVTGPVVEAEGMAGSRMYESVRVGNDGLIGEIIILEGDRATIQVYEETIGLTPGEPVVRTYLPLSVELGPGLIGTMYDGIQRPLEEILKNTGDMIERGSSAPALDRTKKYRFYPLAKSGDMVREGDRIGCVRESVSVNHYILIPPGLSGTIHFIAEQGEYVITDTIVILDTGEEKKELTMIQRWPVRDPRPVRERLDPVEPLLTGQRIIDTLFPLARGGTAAIPGPFGSGKTVVQQQLAKWVNADIIIYIGCGERGNEMADVLEQFPTLKDPRTGHALSSRMVLIANTSNMPVAAREASVYTGITIAEYYRDMGYHVALMADSTSRWAEAMREISGRLEEMPGEEGYPAYLSSRLADFYERAGRVSLLGSGDHEGSISVIGAVSPPGGDFSEPVTQNTLRIVKVFWALDADLAYQRHFPAINWLMSYSLYSPIAGIWWEEHIGPEFIRMKQEMMEILQRENELEEIIRLVGPETLPESDRLLLLKAEILRESYLMQYAFDEFDTFTGPKKQYRMLKAIFTFFSQAERALETGISVSRLRGLPVIESFARMGTASPEEEDPLFESIARDTDAIRDLKEVL
- a CDS encoding ATP synthase subunit K (produces ATP from ADP in the presence of a proton gradient across the membrane; the K subunit is a nonenzymatic component which binds the dimeric form by interacting with the G and E subunits) translates to MTIGTGAVLMAIGAGIAVGCSAIGSGIGVGIVGSAASGVISERSEKFGMALVFTAIPQTQAIYGLLIAILILQAGGFLGGTAADIPTPAGLVAVAAGLAVGLAGFSAIGQGIAASSGVANTAEKPEMFGKGVVFSAVCETQAIYGLLIAVLMLALTGILSSDFSVEMPVAIGLVGAGLAVGLAGFSAIGQGITCSSGIAATARNPGAIGRSLVFAAMSETFAIFGLLVAILILFGLGLFSG
- a CDS encoding V-type ATP synthase subunit B; translated protein: MTDLRFRTYTGVSKVVGPLMVLDGVEGIGYGEIAEITLPGGEVRIGQVLETTTTRAMVQVFRGTRDLDTEKTQVRFRGEPMKISLSSDMLGRTFDGSARPIDGGGPVIPECIRDIYGSPINPSAREHPRDSIQTGISSIDGMNTLVRGQKLPIFSGAGLPHNLLASQIARQAKVTGQAEKFAVVFAAMGITYEESAFFIREFEESGALERTVLFLNLADDPAIERIITPRLALTTAEYLAFDKGMHVLVVLTDLTNYCEALREIAAAREEVPGRRGYPGYIYTDLASLYERAGRIRGREGSITQIPILTMPDDDITHPVPDLTGYITEGQIVLSRDLHRKGIYPPVDVLPCLSRLMQGGIGPGRTRADHAEVKNQLYSAYARGIRLKSLVAVMGEEGLTPLDKLYIRFCDRFENDFIRQASYEDRSFDDTLTLAWDLLSILPKAELKRISTEFIKMYYHGEEILECKGP
- a CDS encoding V-type ATP synthase subunit F is translated as MKVALLASRRMVMGFLLGGVHRGYVCEDAEASRAHLDACLKDSDIGIILVTRTVASMIPDRIHDIKSSSDLIPVISVIPDVPEPGPFCTG
- a CDS encoding V-type ATP synthase subunit E, which gives rise to MSVETIINRIREEAEAEIRTIRAEEACDVGAIRAQAEQKAENAYNHRIAEGQREIRQLIASQESRTRIEAKRKVREVREEMLRQCFDEVSSYLKTIRTRPEYPSFLEAMITESAKNLGPSDIAVKVHPDDRRLAADSISRINQEGFSLILSEEPIITSGGVICERISDRVVIDNTVEVRFVRLEREMIVAASRILFHGER
- a CDS encoding V-type ATPase subunit subunit G family protein, with product METEHSLLDQISRKEAELKGQCDIACKEAETRIHDARVRARSMREDAEQKGALEASQYMQSGLDELAVQISSILAAGEAEADKILKTGEKKVDNAVNRIIEMILG
- a CDS encoding V-type ATPase subunit, whose protein sequence is MDIPDLNTLLDAGSPYFTHLSGAVFIVILVLLFLTLLSTAGYFPVLLSITSYTPIVARLKAKGVPFIEPEQLRELMQSGSVQDCMSRLKSYGYLIDVPIECTPDQAEEELLLAWYEEVTLLRSQAPRDAWLFFDAVLFFQEIAKVKRIIRLIHMGRAGAIAATPGLWPEGCSPDLAAKLGNVRSMSEGVRLLQETRYGEPLLSSLALYEKEKSVFYLDHALDCMGFSELKSQMSMVQTYLASPYRDFIAVLIDIQNIRALIRVKHSGWNPDAIPPCLVDGGQELPMWRLVQMNEMMSVPDLLRQLSGTGYDPVLSPVLRTYPSTDTMLRMDMALDQYLLDTISRLGLTYYHIGGPLLWYLVAKEFELRNIRIILSGLYDGFSADKITPMLITVPEET
- a CDS encoding ATPase, producing the protein MTGWEVPIGAAIAFAGGAIATGIAQSKIGAAGAGTVAERPESAGTVIVLEAIPETLVILGFVVAAMIIIMVE